Proteins encoded in a region of the Pseudothermotoga elfii DSM 9442 = NBRC 107921 genome:
- a CDS encoding NUDIX hydrolase — translation MIWVERSAVTVPVIFINGQPHIILIKRSRRLKRHPGQIGFPGGLLEKDETHQQAAVREMKEEIGIQDNCYRVIKQLSTVVTIRSSVEITSFLVIVECPDFHLNRGEVEDIYFVPIEIFEKISCEEIKLHDGKITCRYILPDFVIWGATAKIIRNSLEEIKEALRNFKGVVK, via the coding sequence GTGATTTGGGTAGAAAGATCAGCAGTAACTGTTCCGGTAATTTTCATAAACGGACAACCACATATTATTTTGATAAAAAGATCTCGAAGACTGAAAAGACATCCCGGACAGATAGGTTTTCCTGGAGGCTTGCTGGAAAAAGATGAGACACATCAACAAGCAGCTGTGAGAGAAATGAAAGAAGAAATAGGTATCCAAGATAATTGTTATAGAGTCATTAAGCAACTTTCTACAGTGGTTACTATCAGATCATCTGTGGAAATAACTTCGTTTCTGGTAATCGTCGAGTGTCCTGATTTTCATTTAAACAGGGGAGAGGTTGAGGATATCTATTTCGTACCGATTGAGATCTTTGAGAAAATTAGCTGCGAAGAAATAAAATTACATGACGGAAAAATTACATGCAGATATATTTTGCCAGATTTTGTCATATGGGGAGCAACTGCAAAGATAATCAGGAATTCTCTTGAAGAAATAAAGGAAGCTTTGAGAAACTTTAAAGGAGTGGTTAAATGA
- the folP gene encoding dihydropteroate synthase has translation MTDILVTEVSDPLSLLLKVGVDPASVPIFERKGKFISLMIYNVDVIAANVIKQEMLAAGADAAVNKHAITHKIQKTSVLTFGTIAQHIKLIEKLSKMHYWKLDQIADMIQKCLFKDQVRSIDLPSGRKLIFDRTLIMGIVNVTPDSFYSKSRVEKDKVIDYTASMIKNGVDIIDIGAESTRPGSERVSLEEELNRAIPAIEAIRKTFDIPISIDTYKSEVAKQAIMAGADIVNDISALRFDEKMIDVISEYKPAVVLMHMKGEPKTMQQNPYYEDVIEELLYFFNERLSMLGKIGLMDKVIIDPGIGFGKRLSDNLQILKRIDEFKTFKVPILVGHSRKSFIGALLNNVPPEERLIATLAVTAYCTMKKVDIIRIHDVAENSQVVRMISHLVR, from the coding sequence ATGACAGATATATTAGTGACAGAAGTTAGTGACCCTCTTTCTCTACTTTTAAAAGTAGGGGTTGATCCAGCATCGGTACCAATTTTTGAAAGAAAAGGAAAATTTATTTCGTTAATGATTTACAATGTGGATGTCATAGCTGCGAATGTAATCAAGCAGGAAATGCTTGCAGCCGGTGCTGATGCCGCTGTAAACAAACACGCCATCACCCACAAAATTCAAAAAACCAGTGTGCTAACTTTCGGGACTATTGCTCAACATATCAAACTGATAGAAAAACTTTCTAAAATGCATTACTGGAAGCTCGATCAGATAGCTGATATGATTCAAAAATGCCTTTTCAAGGATCAGGTAAGATCAATTGATTTACCTTCAGGAAGAAAGCTCATCTTTGATAGAACTCTGATAATGGGGATTGTCAATGTAACGCCTGATTCTTTTTATTCAAAAAGCCGGGTTGAAAAAGATAAGGTTATAGATTACACAGCATCGATGATCAAGAATGGCGTGGATATAATTGATATAGGCGCTGAATCAACTCGCCCTGGTTCTGAGAGGGTATCACTTGAGGAAGAACTCAACAGAGCAATACCTGCGATTGAAGCAATCAGAAAAACCTTTGACATTCCGATCTCGATAGATACTTATAAATCTGAGGTTGCAAAACAAGCTATTATGGCTGGTGCAGATATTGTAAATGATATAAGTGCTTTGAGATTCGACGAAAAAATGATTGATGTCATTTCTGAGTACAAACCCGCCGTTGTTTTGATGCACATGAAAGGTGAGCCTAAAACAATGCAGCAGAATCCATATTATGAAGATGTAATTGAAGAGCTGCTATACTTTTTCAATGAAAGGCTTTCAATGCTTGGAAAAATTGGTTTGATGGATAAAGTAATTATTGACCCGGGTATCGGTTTTGGAAAAAGACTGTCAGATAATCTGCAAATTTTGAAAAGAATAGATGAGTTCAAAACCTTTAAAGTACCTATCTTAGTAGGCCATTCCAGAAAATCTTTTATCGGGGCATTGCTAAATAATGTACCCCCTGAAGAAAGATTAATTGCCACCTTAGCGGTGACAGCTTATTGTACGATGAAAAAAGTTGATATAATAAGAATTCATGATGTCGCTGAAAATTCGCAGGTTGTTAGAATGATATCGCACCTTGTCAGATAA
- a CDS encoding type II secretion system protein produces MRKGFTLIELLIVLAVIAALMAVVTPIALNAVAQAKATQVASNFRNIKSAIESYVNVERGLPSDLNALVTSGYLSSAPSDFSVSFGTFDTSGVATATITYSGTVDTGKLENVYSEVDTTSSSPTLDITLRKWW; encoded by the coding sequence ATGCGTAAAGGTTTTACACTGATTGAGCTGTTGATCGTTCTGGCAGTCATAGCAGCTCTGATGGCAGTAGTCACGCCTATTGCATTGAATGCCGTTGCTCAGGCCAAAGCAACCCAAGTTGCGAGCAACTTCAGGAACATCAAGAGCGCTATCGAAAGTTATGTCAATGTTGAGAGAGGCTTACCGTCTGATTTGAATGCCCTCGTGACTTCTGGATATCTCAGTTCAGCACCATCTGATTTTTCTGTTTCTTTTGGAACATTTGACACATCAGGTGTTGCAACAGCCACTATTACATATAGTGGAACAGTTGATACAGGAAAACTTGAAAACGTTTATTCAGAAGTTGACACAACATCCAGTTCTCCAACGCTTGATATAACATTGAGAAAGTGGTGGTAA
- a CDS encoding glucosaminidase domain-containing protein, protein MRKIVALMGFLCIFAASPRITVNSFGVLEQEEFYSSGVAEMQFESYKDLQSFFNSINYDLSTKKVPLVILKCLPKDMDKIESINQKKELFVKIMLPIILKVNEEITEERDKILSMSSADELSYYLKKYRAKNKQELLEKVLPVPVEIALAQAAIESAWGTSRFAIEANNIFGEWTFKPGTGIIPSDRPEGEIYEVRKFESLIDSVRSYVYNLNVSSFYKEFRDIRAGKINKPVEEGLLYYSQKRHEYIQEIKIIISKNQFTEFSNHKPYRLQLALLSSNIWSNN, encoded by the coding sequence ATGAGAAAAATAGTGGCACTCATGGGATTTTTATGTATTTTTGCTGCTTCACCGAGGATAACTGTCAATTCATTTGGAGTTTTAGAGCAGGAGGAGTTTTATTCGTCAGGAGTTGCAGAGATGCAGTTTGAAAGTTATAAAGATTTGCAAAGCTTTTTTAACTCAATAAATTACGATTTATCGACAAAAAAAGTACCACTGGTTATACTAAAATGTTTGCCAAAAGATATGGACAAAATTGAAAGCATCAACCAGAAAAAAGAGTTATTTGTCAAAATAATGCTACCTATAATATTGAAGGTAAATGAGGAAATTACGGAAGAAAGAGATAAAATACTGAGTATGTCGTCTGCTGATGAGCTCTCATACTATCTAAAAAAGTATCGTGCTAAAAATAAGCAGGAACTTCTTGAAAAAGTCCTGCCAGTGCCAGTAGAAATTGCACTGGCACAGGCAGCTATAGAGTCGGCATGGGGAACTTCAAGATTTGCTATAGAAGCCAACAATATTTTTGGAGAATGGACTTTTAAACCTGGCACAGGCATAATTCCAAGTGACAGGCCTGAGGGTGAAATTTATGAAGTAAGGAAATTTGAAAGTCTCATAGATTCAGTTAGAAGTTATGTATATAATCTCAATGTTTCCTCCTTTTACAAAGAATTCAGAGATATACGAGCTGGAAAAATCAACAAACCAGTGGAGGAAGGTTTATTGTATTACTCTCAAAAGCGTCATGAATATATTCAAGAAATCAAAATTATCATTTCAAAAAATCAATTCACTGAGTTCAGTAATCATAAGCCATATCGCCTGCAACTGGCTTTATTAAGTAGTAATATTTGGAGCAATAATTAA
- a CDS encoding polysaccharide deacetylase family protein, whose protein sequence is MFVIAALTVLATCAYSKVVVFLYHRFDDTRYPSTNTWTYELENHIKIIKDMGLEIWNMKDLEEYVYGEKHPKSDAVVFTVDDGYRSVYDYAYKIFKKHEVPFTVFIQVGAIGYPDYLTWEMIKEMLKDGVEFANHSYTHTDFPALLTKMTLKEMLDYFKQDFEKAQQVFLNNTGKEMRYYAYPYGYYIPEMIDVLRNEGVKLAFSQNPGPYISSYGAFEIPREPLLEDWASESHLRYILNREALLTEEIPFKIENNTLTVKGTIIIPKQIRDISVYVSEKGIVDSLIIQNIVTTDPVELRKRYNRLMISARDGKKEYVKYWLLFNVKGD, encoded by the coding sequence ATGTTCGTAATAGCGGCTCTAACAGTTCTGGCAACATGTGCATACAGCAAAGTAGTGGTCTTTCTGTACCACAGATTTGATGATACCAGATATCCATCTACAAATACCTGGACATATGAACTGGAAAACCACATCAAAATTATAAAAGACATGGGACTGGAAATCTGGAATATGAAAGATCTCGAAGAATACGTTTATGGAGAAAAACATCCGAAAAGTGACGCGGTAGTATTCACAGTTGACGACGGATATCGTTCAGTCTATGATTATGCATATAAAATTTTCAAAAAACACGAAGTGCCATTTACTGTTTTTATTCAGGTTGGAGCAATCGGTTATCCAGATTACCTAACATGGGAAATGATAAAAGAGATGCTTAAAGATGGCGTTGAGTTTGCAAATCATTCGTACACACATACAGATTTTCCAGCGCTTTTAACAAAAATGACCTTGAAAGAAATGCTTGATTATTTCAAGCAGGATTTCGAAAAAGCCCAGCAGGTCTTTCTGAATAACACCGGCAAAGAAATGCGTTATTACGCTTATCCATATGGGTATTACATACCTGAAATGATTGATGTTTTGAGGAACGAGGGTGTGAAACTTGCGTTTTCTCAAAACCCGGGACCTTATATTTCATCTTATGGAGCTTTCGAAATACCAAGAGAACCTTTGCTTGAAGACTGGGCGAGTGAAAGTCACCTGCGATATATCCTGAATCGTGAAGCACTTTTGACCGAAGAAATACCTTTTAAAATAGAAAACAATACCTTGACTGTGAAAGGAACCATCATTATTCCCAAGCAAATTAGAGACATAAGTGTGTATGTTTCTGAAAAAGGAATAGTGGACAGTCTGATTATTCAAAATATTGTAACAACAGATCCAGTGGAATTGAGAAAACGATACAATCGCTTGATGATAAGCGCGCGCGATGGAAAGAAAGAATATGTCAAATACTGGCTTTTGTTCAATGTCAAAGGAGATTAG
- a CDS encoding PhoPQ-activated protein PqaA family protein yields the protein MKKTLVFFLLTVSVIIHSQNLADYVLTHKNIDYKIVSQKITETGVEFTHIVFESQTWQGIKWFHDLLIVRPAQLQFSNVAILMITGDFDPSKSKEIEDYLWIAEKFQALFVVLGDVPNQPIYGLREDDLIAYTFVQYSKIKDASLPLLFPMTASAVSAMDLIQQLFHIEKFFVTGASKRGWTTWLTAAVDKRVFAIAPIVFDNLNFQKQLQKQLEMYGQYSASINPYVKRGVPDMVNTQHGQELLKMVDPYFYIEKLDMPKYIINATNDEYWTIYSANLYFFDLIGKNYLLYVPNNSHGIKNIPYVVDNASSFFKLALSDKLPEFAFELEGDTILIKESEFIKEVYLHRAISDTTDFRKSLWLRLPVLPSNGCYSINVEPPEFRHVAYYAEAVFEIEELRVSFCTPALYK from the coding sequence ATGAAAAAAACATTGGTGTTTTTCCTTCTAACAGTTTCTGTGATTATTCATTCTCAGAATCTGGCTGATTACGTTTTAACACATAAAAATATTGATTACAAAATAGTGTCTCAAAAAATAACAGAAACGGGTGTTGAATTTACCCATATTGTCTTTGAAAGCCAAACTTGGCAGGGTATAAAGTGGTTTCATGATTTACTGATTGTCCGACCAGCACAGCTCCAATTTTCCAATGTAGCAATTCTCATGATAACAGGAGATTTCGATCCGTCGAAATCGAAAGAAATTGAAGATTATTTATGGATAGCGGAGAAATTTCAGGCTTTGTTTGTTGTTCTTGGAGATGTGCCAAATCAGCCAATTTATGGACTAAGAGAGGACGATTTAATAGCTTACACCTTTGTTCAATATTCGAAGATTAAAGATGCAAGCCTTCCATTGTTATTCCCGATGACTGCTTCTGCTGTGTCGGCAATGGATTTAATTCAACAGCTATTTCACATTGAAAAATTTTTCGTTACGGGTGCTTCCAAGCGAGGGTGGACTACATGGCTCACTGCTGCTGTTGACAAAAGAGTATTTGCCATTGCACCAATTGTTTTTGACAATCTGAATTTTCAAAAGCAGCTTCAAAAACAGTTAGAGATGTATGGGCAATATAGTGCAAGCATAAATCCCTATGTCAAAAGAGGCGTTCCAGATATGGTCAATACACAGCATGGCCAAGAACTTTTGAAAATGGTTGACCCATATTTTTACATAGAAAAGCTTGACATGCCAAAGTATATAATAAATGCTACAAACGATGAATACTGGACCATTTACTCAGCCAATCTTTACTTTTTTGATCTTATTGGAAAGAATTATTTATTGTATGTTCCAAATAATTCTCATGGGATAAAGAACATACCTTATGTTGTCGATAATGCTTCTTCATTCTTCAAGCTTGCTTTGAGTGATAAATTACCGGAGTTCGCTTTTGAGTTAGAAGGGGATACGATATTAATAAAAGAGAGCGAGTTTATTAAGGAAGTATATTTGCACAGAGCGATATCTGATACGACAGATTTCAGAAAATCTCTTTGGTTGAGATTACCTGTTTTACCATCGAATGGTTGTTATTCTATCAATGTTGAACCACCTGAATTCAGACATGTTGCTTACTATGCTGAAGCTGTTTTCGAGATAGAGGAACTCAGAGTGAGTTTTTGTACACCAGCGCTTTATAAATGA
- a CDS encoding aspartate/glutamate racemase family protein: MKIAGIVGGMGSLATVDFLKKVVKHTKAEKDQDHIRMIVDFNTSIPDRTAAILDDGEDPTLYLVESVKMLECEKADFAVFICNTAYAFLDRVQKQVNIPVLNLPEMTLRKLKSKGIEEIWLTGTRGLLNSRVYQREAEKIGLTLKIPEERLQESLMQIIYTVKAGQIKKASLIWFSDVEPYLDGHVLLGCTELPVVAKSKRLHLIDVNDEWAKIVIEICGAEVNR, from the coding sequence ATGAAGATTGCTGGAATAGTTGGTGGAATGGGCTCATTAGCGACCGTCGATTTTCTCAAAAAAGTTGTGAAGCACACTAAAGCAGAAAAAGATCAGGATCACATAAGGATGATAGTAGACTTTAACACATCCATTCCCGACAGAACTGCTGCAATTTTAGATGACGGGGAAGATCCGACCTTGTATCTTGTTGAGTCAGTAAAAATGCTTGAGTGTGAAAAGGCTGATTTTGCTGTATTTATCTGTAATACTGCATATGCCTTTTTAGACAGGGTTCAAAAACAGGTAAACATACCCGTATTGAATTTGCCAGAGATGACTTTGAGAAAACTCAAATCAAAAGGAATCGAGGAAATATGGCTTACAGGAACGAGAGGTCTTTTGAACAGTAGGGTCTATCAAAGAGAAGCTGAGAAGATAGGATTAACATTGAAAATTCCTGAGGAACGATTACAGGAATCTTTGATGCAGATTATATATACTGTGAAAGCTGGTCAAATCAAAAAAGCTTCGCTGATATGGTTTTCTGACGTAGAGCCATATTTAGATGGGCATGTTTTGCTCGGATGCACCGAGCTTCCAGTTGTTGCAAAAAGCAAAAGATTGCACTTAATAGATGTGAACGATGAATGGGCAAAAATTGTGATAGAGATCTGTGGAGCAGAGGTGAATAGATAG
- a CDS encoding efflux RND transporter permease subunit: protein MNIAGQSAKRPIAIFMLLFAIVVFGIIALQKLHLELLPQMEYPYAAVFATYMGASSEEVEQLVTNPLEEIIATVPGVKNFTSVSQSGLSLIIIEYNWGVDVLSASSRLERYLNISQLNLPEQVKPIVVEFDPSLLPVFVFSTSQDPAHFLDEIKRLPDVASVENLSKTEKFVSIRIDPEKARSFQVDLSLIEYFLSGNVVYPMGQVEDETGNVYSLVVDGRFNGLDELKDTIVGFRGLSYQSLMRGQLPKLLVPVRLKQIADVEIANEPKRGLVRVDGNEATVVSIRKRSGANTVNVVRQVKRLLDDLEVDYVPLIDQSFYTEKSVQNLVKNLILGLLGASIVVALFVRDFFSTTIVALSIPISLLIAVVLMYFFGINLDLITLGGLAMAVGMLVDNAIVVFENIYRHKSEGSTYDIAAIDGTKEVFGAIFASTATTVVVFAPLVFTESFASTLFKYFASTFALSLAASLVVAGILIPAGSRWIRARESKTFLNIRSKYQVILTKILERKALIIPIVFALIVLSVFYVFHRPKNFLPDFATNTLTITAKAENQSDYRKTYELTKQIEDFVLSRKNYYGIKTIYSEVGATSELSRIITESGENQATIYIWFDGTRSEYLRNKEMFLRDLKKTSFEGLEVRVVQDEYLNMIFGYPVTVELTGEDIDELMKVAFSLKEIFSEKDLGEVSIRGQANVESLLLKIDRSKAVFSGLLPAQIFMDLQYYTMGKNFNTLRTNEGILPVRLNISDIQQLHDIDEIQIKNLRDQNLPLRLLGELSKRTTYESISHKNGQRVVYVDIADTRYSISQLSSLVENVLKDLQLKDVHYSLGGQKSSLDIFLNEFKVIMLVAIILVYMLLSAQFESLLSPFVIFTTVPVSVIALALVMIVFDYDLNLSVMIGTLTLAGVVVNNAIVMVTFLHQKITTGNYKQIRCVIVESASLRLRPILMTTLTTVIALIPVAISNAEGSEFESPIAWTIIFGLLITTMFTLLVLPAIAEIFEKRRFRPH from the coding sequence ATGAATATAGCAGGTCAATCAGCAAAGAGACCCATAGCTATTTTCATGCTCCTGTTTGCTATTGTTGTTTTTGGCATAATAGCTCTTCAAAAACTGCATTTAGAACTTTTGCCTCAAATGGAATATCCTTATGCTGCTGTTTTTGCCACGTATATGGGTGCAAGCAGTGAGGAGGTAGAGCAACTTGTTACGAATCCACTTGAGGAAATAATCGCAACCGTTCCCGGAGTCAAAAACTTCACATCTGTTTCTCAATCAGGTTTATCTTTGATTATCATTGAATATAATTGGGGCGTTGATGTTTTGTCTGCCTCATCAAGGCTTGAGAGATATCTGAATATTTCTCAATTGAACCTTCCGGAACAGGTTAAACCGATTGTGGTCGAATTTGATCCTTCCTTGCTTCCCGTTTTCGTTTTTTCAACATCTCAAGATCCAGCGCATTTTTTGGACGAGATAAAGCGGCTGCCAGATGTTGCCAGTGTCGAAAATTTATCAAAAACTGAAAAATTCGTTAGTATCAGAATTGATCCGGAAAAAGCGAGATCCTTCCAGGTTGATCTTTCTCTAATTGAATATTTTCTATCGGGAAATGTGGTTTATCCCATGGGCCAGGTTGAAGATGAAACTGGAAATGTGTATTCCCTTGTTGTTGATGGGAGATTTAATGGCCTGGATGAATTAAAGGATACAATTGTTGGGTTCAGAGGGTTGAGTTATCAATCATTGATGAGAGGGCAGCTTCCAAAATTGCTTGTTCCTGTAAGACTGAAACAGATTGCTGACGTGGAAATAGCCAATGAGCCGAAAAGAGGGCTGGTGCGGGTTGATGGAAATGAAGCAACAGTCGTATCAATAAGAAAACGCTCAGGGGCGAATACTGTCAATGTAGTGAGGCAGGTTAAAAGATTACTGGATGATCTTGAAGTAGACTATGTTCCCCTGATTGATCAATCTTTTTATACTGAAAAATCTGTTCAAAATCTGGTGAAAAATTTGATACTTGGATTACTTGGAGCTTCGATTGTCGTAGCTCTTTTTGTGAGAGATTTTTTCAGTACCACAATAGTAGCTCTGAGTATTCCAATATCACTTTTAATCGCTGTAGTTTTGATGTATTTTTTTGGTATCAATCTTGACTTAATCACGCTTGGCGGTCTTGCTATGGCTGTTGGCATGCTTGTCGATAATGCAATCGTTGTTTTTGAAAACATATACAGGCATAAATCTGAAGGTAGCACCTATGACATAGCAGCAATCGATGGGACAAAAGAGGTTTTTGGTGCCATTTTTGCTTCAACAGCTACAACTGTTGTAGTATTTGCTCCACTTGTTTTCACAGAAAGTTTTGCATCGACTCTGTTTAAGTACTTTGCATCAACATTTGCACTGTCACTTGCAGCCTCATTAGTTGTTGCAGGCATCCTCATTCCGGCTGGGTCAAGATGGATCAGAGCCAGGGAGTCGAAAACCTTTCTCAATATACGGTCAAAATATCAAGTTATTTTGACAAAGATTTTGGAGAGAAAAGCGCTGATTATACCAATCGTTTTTGCCCTGATTGTTCTGTCTGTTTTCTACGTATTTCATAGGCCAAAAAACTTTTTGCCCGATTTTGCTACCAACACTTTAACAATAACAGCAAAGGCCGAGAATCAATCAGATTATCGAAAAACTTACGAATTAACGAAGCAGATAGAAGATTTTGTATTAAGCAGAAAAAACTATTATGGAATCAAGACAATTTATTCTGAAGTGGGTGCCACGAGCGAACTTTCCCGGATAATTACAGAAAGTGGCGAAAATCAAGCAACGATATACATCTGGTTCGATGGTACTAGATCAGAATACTTGAGAAACAAAGAGATGTTTTTGAGAGACCTTAAGAAAACATCGTTCGAGGGCTTAGAGGTTAGGGTAGTCCAGGATGAGTATCTAAATATGATTTTTGGTTATCCAGTGACAGTTGAGCTGACAGGAGAAGATATTGATGAATTGATGAAAGTGGCTTTTTCTTTGAAAGAGATTTTCTCGGAAAAGGACCTCGGAGAAGTCTCCATTAGAGGTCAGGCAAACGTGGAATCTTTATTACTGAAAATAGATAGATCGAAGGCTGTTTTTTCCGGATTATTGCCAGCCCAGATTTTCATGGATCTTCAATATTACACAATGGGAAAAAATTTTAATACTCTCAGAACAAATGAGGGAATTTTGCCAGTTCGTTTAAATATTTCAGACATCCAGCAACTTCATGACATCGATGAAATTCAGATAAAAAATTTGAGAGATCAGAATCTCCCTTTGAGATTGCTCGGCGAACTCTCTAAAAGAACAACTTATGAATCTATCTCGCACAAAAACGGGCAGAGAGTGGTTTATGTTGATATAGCTGATACGCGATATTCAATTTCGCAACTTTCGAGTCTTGTGGAGAATGTACTGAAAGATCTTCAGCTCAAGGACGTGCATTATTCTCTTGGCGGTCAAAAATCATCTCTGGATATATTTCTGAATGAATTTAAAGTGATAATGCTGGTGGCAATAATACTCGTCTACATGCTTTTGAGTGCGCAATTTGAGTCTTTACTATCTCCGTTCGTAATCTTCACAACTGTGCCTGTTTCTGTTATCGCACTTGCGTTAGTAATGATTGTTTTTGATTATGATTTGAATCTCTCTGTGATGATAGGAACTTTAACGCTTGCCGGTGTTGTTGTGAATAATGCAATAGTTATGGTAACATTCCTGCATCAGAAAATAACCACGGGCAACTATAAACAGATTAGATGTGTGATAGTTGAATCAGCCTCTCTTAGACTTCGTCCTATATTAATGACAACACTGACTACAGTTATTGCTCTAATTCCTGTTGCTATAAGCAATGCTGAAGGTTCTGAATTTGAATCTCCAATTGCCTGGACCATTATTTTTGGCTTACTTATAACGACTATGTTTACGCTTCTCGTTTTGCCCGCGATCGCTGAAATCTTCGAAAAGCGTAGATTTCGTCCACATTGA
- the malE gene encoding maltose/maltodextrin ABC transporter substrate-binding protein MalE yields the protein MKKFFIFTLLLMSIFIFAQTKLVIWCSEKQVDILQKLAEEFKAKYNVDVEVQYVNFSDIKPKFLTAAPEGQGADIIVGAHDWVGELVVNGLIEPIPVFSDLNQFYETGLNAFSYGGKLYGLPYSMEAIALIYNKDFVPQPPQTVEEMIQFAKQIDTEFGGEVRGFVTSTTEFYYAVPFIFGYGGYVFKQTDQGLNIKDIGLANEGAVKGVTLIKRFVDEGILDPSDNYQIMDSMFREGKAAMIINGPWATKAYKDAGIDYGVAVIPNVGPDMVARPFVGVQGFMVNAKSTNKLLAMEFLTNFIAKRDTMYKLYLGDPRLPARKDVLELVKDNPDVVAFTQSAANGIPMPNVPQMASVWGAMNDALNLVVNNKASVEDALKTAVERIKSQTQ from the coding sequence ATGAAAAAATTCTTCATTTTTACCCTTCTGCTGATGAGTATTTTTATCTTTGCACAGACAAAACTTGTGATCTGGTGTTCTGAAAAGCAGGTTGATATTCTGCAGAAACTGGCTGAAGAATTTAAGGCAAAGTATAACGTAGACGTGGAAGTTCAGTATGTAAACTTTTCGGATATCAAGCCTAAGTTTTTAACAGCCGCTCCAGAAGGTCAGGGTGCAGATATTATAGTTGGCGCACATGATTGGGTTGGCGAGCTGGTGGTGAACGGCCTGATTGAGCCAATTCCAGTATTTTCAGATTTGAACCAATTTTATGAAACTGGTTTAAATGCATTTTCGTATGGTGGGAAACTCTACGGATTGCCTTACTCAATGGAAGCAATTGCTTTGATTTACAACAAAGATTTTGTACCTCAGCCTCCGCAAACGGTTGAAGAAATGATACAGTTTGCAAAGCAAATCGATACAGAATTTGGTGGGGAAGTGAGAGGTTTTGTAACATCAACGACGGAATTTTACTATGCCGTTCCGTTCATATTCGGCTATGGCGGGTATGTTTTCAAGCAGACTGATCAAGGATTAAACATCAAAGATATCGGACTTGCAAACGAAGGAGCTGTTAAGGGAGTGACGTTGATAAAAAGATTTGTTGACGAGGGAATTCTTGATCCAAGTGACAATTACCAGATCATGGATTCTATGTTCAGGGAAGGGAAAGCAGCAATGATAATTAATGGACCGTGGGCCACTAAGGCTTACAAGGATGCAGGGATTGATTATGGAGTGGCAGTGATTCCAAATGTTGGACCTGACATGGTAGCAAGACCTTTCGTTGGTGTTCAGGGATTTATGGTAAATGCCAAGTCAACCAACAAACTCTTGGCAATGGAATTTCTTACTAATTTCATCGCCAAGAGGGACACTATGTACAAACTATATCTGGGTGATCCGAGATTACCTGCGAGAAAAGATGTTTTAGAACTTGTGAAAGACAATCCCGATGTGGTGGCTTTCACGCAGAGTGCTGCAAATGGTATACCGATGCCAAATGTGCCTCAGATGGCTTCTGTGTGGGGAGCGATGAATGATGCGTTGAATCTTGTGGTAAATAACAAAGCATCGGTGGAAGATGCTTTAAAGACTGCCGTCGAGCGAATCAAATCGCAAACGCAATAA